The Rosa chinensis cultivar Old Blush chromosome 7, RchiOBHm-V2, whole genome shotgun sequence DNA segment TAAGATGTGAAAGCCGGAAAGCAAGACAGAACGACTCTTCTGGGGAAACCCACCTCTATTTTTCTGCTAGTTTACAGCAGATAGACACACAGCTAGATATAACTTCTGGGTTTCGCAATAAAAGCCCTAAACCTGTAAAATGACCAAAgcttttaaaatttgaaaagcTAGGTTAGGGCTAGCTTTTACTTCTGTATATGTTCTTTTAGGCTAGCTAATGACTTTCAGAGGGATTAAGACCATAAAaggtttttttgttgtttcaaaATTGGTTAAAAGTGGAGGAACATTTGCTGATCAATTACtagaaatgaaatgagtaaactGTCCTGGAAAAATATCAGGGTGTCAGCTGGTGAATTTCTCTGTCTCGATAGAGAAACTGAAAAAGTAGCTAGAGCTAGAGAGGGATATAAAAGCAGAGATAGTAAGTCCGTTCAGCTTTTGAATCACTGCAACTGTGAATATGCACAGTCTATTATTAACACCTTCCTTCCTCAATTATTTTGTTGAAAAGATTCCACTACTTTTCTTGATTATTGAGGTGCATTCATATTAATGAAAGCAAACAACTACTACTAGTCTAGCCAtactgttctctctctctctctctctctctctctctctctctctctcgactatTCTGTTGAAGATTCCAACTTTGTGGTAAATATTCGTCCATGAATGCAAAATGACTGAAACCTAGCTAACACAGGAAGTACCCCTTATATTATGTTCTCCTTTTTCTCTATGTATATTTTTCATAAACTACTGAAACTGTGTGTGGCTATCTACAATATAAAGTATTTGCGTTAAAACATAACCAAACAAAGTACAGCCAGCTAGGGTTCTATttcctcactagttttgcaAACTTGTGCGCTAGTACATATAGTTGTTTGGTCAGAACTTACATCAGCATGTATATATACTATGTTTGAAGGGCTTTTGCAGATCACAACTCCTAGTTACATATAAAGAAGAAATTGTAATAGTTAAGTTAATCACCAAAGCAAAGCAAAGAGCAACTTGTATACCATATCGTGCAAATCTCACTGCCACATCTGTGGGACTAGTAGTAGTGGTCCTTCTCTTCTCTGTAGTCAGTCTTTCAGTGGATGCATGCTTTAAAGAACCTGCTTTGGTCCCTCCTCTACAACATCTACAACCCTATCTGTCTATAGATCCCTTAATCCCTGCTTACTAATTATCTAATTCAATTTCTTTGTCTCTGTTCGTAGCTGTATCTAATTCCGTGAATTAGCTACTTCAATTCTCTCATTTCTTGCAAAGTACTATTCTGCAAACCCTAGTCATTAACTATATGCCTAATTCCTCAATGAAGAGGATGCGTCAACCGTATTACCATGCCATCTGGTTCTTTAGCTGTGTTTGCATCTTTTTTTCTATATTGAGATTACGCAATAAATTCGAAAAAGGGTTAAGCCTTCTCGATTAATTCCAGCTAGCTGGCCATAGGTGCATGCATATTCATCTTCATCAACCTATACTTTGTGGAATACACCAATAAAGCTGTTGACGATAAAGTATTATTAGGATGGTCCTAGGCGTTTGAAATTAACCAAACGTAAGGACGAAGGAGGAGGTGTCTATTATTTCTATTATATACTAATTATAGTTCACACAGTAAACTACGACCAAACTTATTCATTGATTAAGCACAGTGATTGTTCAGTTCGTAACTCGATCTGTGAATAATGTTGCACATTTACCCTAGCTAGCTTTTGCCTGATTGATGTGTCAACACTTGTGAACGCCACGTGGCTATAACTCCGccattccttttccttttctgatATAATTCCCATGCAACATGGTAAAATTACCCTATGGCTAGCATCTATTTTTCCTTTACGAAATTGTGTAAAACTATTATTATCTCTGGAGCTAAGATACCATGCAAATGAGCTATATACATGTACATGTACATGTACAGCTCAGTAAGATTGAAGACTATCAACTTAGCAAGATAAGAGTTTAAAGCACTGCCAAGTGGggcatcttctctctctctctcaccctctCTTGTTCTTCTGCTTCTCCTGCTTATATCCTTTAAGTTTTGGAGTTCTGCACTTCGATCTGCACCCAAGAAAGAATCTGGTCATGAGCTGCTGCAAGCTACTGCAATTGAACTCAATTTCCAGTTTGATGTGAGTATTCCTCTTCTGACCAAACACGGATTCATAGGCGAAAGGTAATTTAGGGTTTCCGGGATTTGAATTAATTTCTACAAATTCCAACTAGCTTTCCTCATCATAGTTCGATATTTTCGAGTGTGATCAATATCTTCTGAGTTTATATGTTTTATTCAATTTTGAAAAATTCCGATTTCATTGCTCTTTCAGTGAATAGTTGAGTTCTTTCGAAAGATTAAACCAGTCATCATCAACTCAATTGATTCTATTTTTTGGATGAATATTACTTTCAGCTCAAAAAGAATTCCGAACTACATGGTTTTCCCTTAGAAAATCGTGCTCAACTTCTCAGCAAACGTTATCAAATTTGATGATGGAGAACACTTTTGATTAATTGAAGGAGTTTAAAGTGAAATCAATTTGTTCTTTGTTATATAATGTGCTAATGTTGCAAGACAAAAGAAGTTTGATTCCACTTAAAATAGTTGTATAATTGCAGGATCAATAAATAGATCGGTTTCTGCAAATCATTTATACTTTCTTATCtctagtttctttttcttttttttttcagctgAATTATTTGGAGATCAAAGATCGGTACGACGATTTTGTTCAGGATAATTGGAAGGGAGCAATATGATTCAGATCATCATAATCGATCAGAattaattacaatgatgacaaaTCCAAGGGGAAAGGGTTTTCAAGCAAAGCAAGAGGgccaaaacaacaacaacaatgatgGGAATATTATGACTAGTTATAACAAGGCAGCTTCATCTAGTACTACTACTTCAAGGCAATGGTCTGGATTTCGAAATCCAAGGATTGTTCGTGTCTCGCGAACCTTTGGCGGAAAAGACAGGCACAGCAAGGTCTCAACTGTGAGGGGATTGAGAGACAGAAGAATTAGGCTTTCAGTGCCAACAGCAATTCAGTTATATGACCTTCAAGACAGGCTTGGTCTTAGCCAACCTAGCAAGGTAATAGATTGGTTGCTTGAAGTTACTGAAGATGATATTGATAAGCTCCCACCACTCCAACTACTTCCTCATCATGGTTTGCTCAATACTACTAGTTCTGCTCATCAtcaatttcatcatcatcaacagcAAATTCTCAATCCTCTTAATGTTCCTTTCTTTGATGTGAATCAAAGGCTTACTGAGCAAGTAGTACTTGATGAGAGTAAAGGCAAGTCAATCAAAGCAAATGATCATCAACGAGATCATGATGATGAAGCCTTGGCTCAGAAGTTATTTCCTATAGGCAATATGCCTTCTTCCATACCTGGATTGCTGAACAATGCCATGGCATACAACAACTACTTTCACCATCACAGTTCAGAGCCTTCGAGTTTGTCTCTTTCTCAGTTTGGTAGCAGTCATGGATTTCCACTAATGCCTCAAATGGATCATATGATGAGTAGTAACAATGGCTTATCATTTTCAACTACTTCAATGCCAATGGCATCTGGGTCTCAATTGTTCTTCTGTCCATCAACAGCTACGCCGGTACCTTCACTTTTTGGTCCTTATGCGCCCTACATTACCACTACTACCCCAGTAGTAGAGAATAGTAGTACCAGTAATGATCGTCAGCCAGAACTTAGACGAACCAATAACCACATGATCCAATTGTTGAGCTCATCAAGTACTACTAGTACTACTCTACAGAATTTTGAACCTAATAATGCTCTCATGCCTTCTCTTCAATATTCTATTGGCTCATCTTTGAGATCCTTTCCAACATTGGTTAATCCGAAGCTCCATTCACAAAACAATGATGGATCATCAAGCCAACCAGACAAGGACCGTACTGGTTCCTAAAGCTAGTTAGCTATTAGCAGCTCCTCAATGCATGCATGTAAGTTCCTATATATAGTACTTAATAATGTCCAATTATTATGTTATATAGTGAATCACTTTGTAACTATATGAGAATGTACTTTATATACATATACCTGATTGCGATCGATATGAAGTGCTTCATTAAAATTTTACCACTTATACCAAGGCCGACACATACACATTTGTTGCTGTGATTGATCCATGATCATCATATAGGAGATTCGATGCTATTTTGAAGGTTAATCAAGGGCATAAGAGCTGAGGATATCTGTGTTACAGTACGTGGTTGTGGTAAATTTACATTATTGTTAAGCCATTCTATCATGTTACCTGTAGAGTGAAGTTAATTTGGTTGTATACATATGGAGGTTTCTCTACTCTATAATTATCAAAATGGAAAATGATCTGTGACCTCAGtaaggcctaagatttgtggcctcaatcttaggtgtcatgtcatgtcatctacatacatcacctatttgtcaaattaCGCCATGTAACTATTAAGAAAAAGACAATCTTATCATTCTAAAATCaaatgactctaaattattttggctttcttctaaaaaaaaaaaattgggttcctgcaaattttgaaaatataatgtgaaaaatacatattcatattattgtataattttttgttcattgttttctcttttatgaGTTTAAACGTTAgatctgaatttattattttttgtttgtctttccccttatatttagattgcagatgttaattaatggcagctaacatgtaattttttcttacctcttaatttagacataagtatttcccaaattcaatttactaatgctatatttttttggatgaaattaatcaatatttgaaaaaaaaaagttaacgtctatttcttgacacgtaattcaatatattaatgccaattgggaagaaaaattaaaggaaataatttaattaaatgaagaaaaatattgatcaaagaatctgtagacatatttcttaaattaatatataattaatagctgatattttttttgtcacctaattaaatttattaataTAATTAATTCACCCTCTAACAtttaaaaggaa contains these protein-coding regions:
- the LOC112179537 gene encoding transcription factor TCP5, which gives rise to MMTNPRGKGFQAKQEGQNNNNNDGNIMTSYNKAASSSTTTSRQWSGFRNPRIVRVSRTFGGKDRHSKVSTVRGLRDRRIRLSVPTAIQLYDLQDRLGLSQPSKVIDWLLEVTEDDIDKLPPLQLLPHHGLLNTTSSAHHQFHHHQQQILNPLNVPFFDVNQRLTEQVVLDESKGKSIKANDHQRDHDDEALAQKLFPIGNMPSSIPGLLNNAMAYNNYFHHHSSEPSSLSLSQFGSSHGFPLMPQMDHMMSSNNGLSFSTTSMPMASGSQLFFCPSTATPVPSLFGPYAPYITTTTPVVENSSTSNDRQPELRRTNNHMIQLLSSSSTTSTTLQNFEPNNALMPSLQYSIGSSLRSFPTLVNPKLHSQNNDGSSSQPDKDRTGS